A genomic stretch from Penaeus vannamei isolate JL-2024 chromosome 6, ASM4276789v1, whole genome shotgun sequence includes:
- the kud gene encoding transmembrane protein 258 has product MVGIESMARYVSPVNPAIYPHLTLVLMSIGIFFTAWFFVYEVTSTKLTRDFFKECLIALVASVFMGFGILFLLLWVGIYV; this is encoded by the exons ATG GTTGGTATTGAGTCTATGGCAAGATATGTGTCCCCGGTGAATCCCGCCATCTACCCACACTTGACATTAGTTCTCATGAGCATTGGGATATTCTTCACAGCATGGTTCTTCGTGTATGAAGTCACCTCCACAAAACTCACACGAGACTTCTTTAAG GAGTGTCTTATTGCCCTCGTTGCTTCCGTGTTTATGGGCTTCGGCATCTTGTTCCTACTTCTATGGGTAGGGATATATGTTTGA